The Candidatus Glassbacteria bacterium genome has a window encoding:
- a CDS encoding DUF72 domain-containing protein, with product MINVGTCGYSYDDWRGVFYPEGAAKKDFLAWYVRHFRCLELNSSYYAIPSPALVWNLAERTPDDFEVAVKAFQGITHERNQGAEASLEKFLEAIRPLRESGKLACVLLQFPNSFHRGQAEMDFLARLIERVQPVTPVVEFRNSAWTGREVWSWLRGLDAAFCCVDEPAIEGLLPPETVMTSTRMGYVRFHGRNAGRWYGHDDPAERYDYLYTDDELREWVRGIGWLGRQCAETFVMFNNHLNGQAVQNARRMRQLLGLGPPSGAEDQQRLI from the coding sequence ATGATCAACGTGGGCACCTGTGGATATTCGTACGATGACTGGCGGGGAGTGTTTTATCCCGAAGGCGCGGCGAAAAAGGATTTCCTGGCCTGGTACGTACGTCATTTCCGCTGCCTGGAACTCAACTCCAGCTACTATGCCATCCCATCGCCCGCTTTGGTATGGAACCTGGCAGAGCGCACACCGGACGATTTCGAGGTGGCGGTTAAAGCTTTCCAGGGGATTACCCACGAACGCAACCAGGGCGCCGAAGCCAGCTTGGAAAAGTTTCTCGAAGCGATCAGGCCCCTGCGCGAGTCCGGCAAGCTGGCCTGCGTCCTGCTGCAGTTCCCCAACAGTTTCCACCGGGGTCAGGCGGAGATGGATTTCCTGGCGCGGCTGATCGAGCGGGTGCAGCCGGTAACTCCCGTGGTCGAATTCCGCAACTCGGCGTGGACGGGCAGGGAGGTCTGGAGCTGGCTGCGCGGGCTGGATGCTGCTTTCTGCTGCGTGGATGAACCGGCAATCGAGGGCCTGCTGCCGCCGGAAACCGTGATGACTTCCACGCGGATGGGCTATGTCCGCTTCCACGGCCGCAACGCGGGGCGATGGTACGGCCACGACGACCCGGCAGAGCGCTATGACTATCTATACACCGACGATGAATTGCGCGAGTGGGTGCGCGGTATCGGCTGGCTGGGCAGGCAGTGCGCTGAGACGTTCGTGATGTTCAACAACCACCTCAACGGCCAGGCCGTGCAGAACGCCCGGCGGATGCGGCAGCTGCTGGGCCTCGGCCCGCCGTCGGGAGCCGAGGACCAGCAGCGCCTGATCTGA
- the hflC gene encoding protease modulator HflC, with amino-acid sequence MSLRKNVILALVVLLVIVGANSMFSVRETEQVVVTKFGKPIKIINEAGLNFRIPFIHKLRVFDRRLLDYDSAPTEILTQDKKTLFVDNYAKWRINDPLKVLQTVQNEIGAQARLDDIIYSEIRTELGSHAFHDIISSKRAEIMETVTRKCNELTQDYGIDVLDVRIKRADLPRENENAIFARMEAERNRIANQYRSEGDEEALKIRAETDKQAVIIMAEAEKTAQEVRGEGDAEATRIYASAYNKDRGFYELVRTLEAYEKAIDSTTTLILSTDAEFFKYLWKGP; translated from the coding sequence ATGTCTTTAAGAAAGAATGTGATACTCGCGCTGGTGGTGCTGCTGGTTATAGTCGGCGCCAACAGCATGTTCAGTGTCCGGGAGACCGAACAGGTGGTGGTGACCAAGTTCGGTAAGCCGATAAAAATTATCAATGAAGCGGGGCTGAATTTCAGGATACCGTTCATCCATAAGCTGCGTGTTTTCGACCGCCGGCTGCTGGATTACGACAGCGCGCCCACCGAGATCCTGACCCAGGACAAGAAGACCCTCTTCGTGGATAACTACGCCAAGTGGCGGATCAACGATCCGCTCAAGGTTCTGCAGACAGTCCAGAACGAAATCGGCGCCCAGGCCCGGCTCGACGACATAATTTACTCCGAGATACGCACGGAACTGGGAAGCCACGCGTTCCACGATATTATCAGCTCCAAGCGCGCTGAAATCATGGAGACAGTCACCCGTAAATGCAACGAACTCACCCAGGACTACGGGATCGACGTGCTGGACGTGAGGATCAAGCGCGCCGACCTGCCCCGGGAGAACGAAAATGCGATTTTCGCCCGCATGGAGGCCGAGCGCAACCGGATCGCCAACCAGTACCGCAGCGAGGGCGATGAGGAGGCGCTGAAGATCAGGGCCGAGACCGACAAACAGGCGGTGATTATCATGGCCGAGGCGGAGAAGACGGCGCAGGAAGTGCGGGGCGAGGGCGACGCCGAGGCGACCAGGATCTATGCCTCGGCCTACAACAAGGACCGGGGGTTTTACGAGCTGGTGCGTACCCTGGAGGCCTACGAAAAGGCGATCGACAGCACGACCACCCTCATCCTCTCGACCGACGCCGAGTTTTTCAAGTATCTCTGGAAGGGGCCATAA
- the hflK gene encoding FtsH protease activity modulator HflK: MPSLNRKTITLAVIVILGLWLASGFYMVDTDELGVVLRFGKLSNVTEPGLNYHLPYPVESVETPRVTEVKRVEIGFRTIYQGPPARYEDMPEESLMLTGDENIVDIDLIVQFKIKDPAAYLFEVRDVYQTVKSASEATMRQVVGYHNIDEALTDGKFEIQQEIQQKLQEILDLYNAGVMVVAVQLQDVHPPAEVVDAFKDVASALEDKNKYINQAQGYQNDIIPRTRGRAEQLIRQAESYREQRTLHAQGEASRFERVLAEYRQAPQVTETRLYLETMEKVMPRVKKYIAKTGNTGTNLMPLLDMRTAPRSGGNQ, from the coding sequence ATGCCCAGCCTGAACAGGAAAACTATCACACTGGCGGTAATAGTGATCCTGGGCCTGTGGCTGGCCAGCGGGTTCTACATGGTGGATACCGACGAGCTGGGCGTGGTGCTGCGCTTCGGCAAGCTGTCCAATGTCACCGAACCCGGACTCAACTACCACCTGCCGTACCCTGTCGAATCTGTCGAAACTCCCAGGGTGACCGAAGTCAAGCGCGTGGAGATCGGTTTCCGCACGATTTACCAGGGTCCCCCGGCGCGCTATGAGGACATGCCGGAGGAGAGCCTGATGCTCACCGGCGATGAGAATATCGTCGATATCGACTTGATCGTCCAGTTCAAGATCAAGGACCCGGCGGCCTATCTCTTCGAGGTGCGCGACGTCTACCAGACGGTCAAAAGCGCCTCGGAAGCCACCATGCGCCAGGTGGTGGGCTACCACAATATCGACGAAGCCCTGACCGACGGCAAGTTCGAGATCCAGCAGGAAATCCAGCAGAAACTCCAGGAGATACTCGATCTCTACAACGCCGGCGTGATGGTGGTGGCCGTGCAACTGCAGGACGTCCACCCGCCGGCGGAAGTGGTGGATGCGTTCAAGGACGTGGCCAGCGCGCTCGAGGATAAGAACAAGTATATCAACCAGGCCCAGGGGTACCAGAACGACATTATCCCGCGCACCAGGGGCCGGGCCGAGCAGCTCATCCGTCAGGCCGAGAGCTACCGCGAGCAGCGCACGCTCCACGCCCAGGGTGAAGCCAGCAGGTTCGAGCGGGTGCTGGCCGAATACAGGCAGGCCCCGCAGGTAACCGAAACGCGGCTCTATCTGGAAACGATGGAGAAAGTGATGCCGAGAGTGAAAAAGTATATCGCCAAAACCGGGAATACGGGGACCAATCTGATGCCGCTGCTTGACATGCGGACCGCTCCCCGCTCCGGCGGCAACCAGTAA
- a CDS encoding sulfurtransferase TusA family protein, producing the protein MNKPAGQTLDLRGTPCPMNFVRIKLELDRLGAGKDLAVTADGGDTGRDILRSLREQGFVVRNVREHEKWIEFAVSNSHG; encoded by the coding sequence ATGAATAAACCGGCCGGACAAACACTGGACCTCCGCGGAACTCCCTGCCCGATGAATTTCGTGCGGATCAAGCTCGAACTGGACCGGCTAGGCGCAGGTAAAGACCTCGCTGTGACCGCCGATGGCGGAGACACTGGGCGGGACATTCTGCGCAGTCTCCGGGAACAGGGGTTCGTGGTGCGGAATGTCCGGGAGCACGAGAAATGGATAGAGTTTGCAGTGAGCAATTCCCACGGCTGA
- a CDS encoding HesA/MoeB/ThiF family protein, which yields MELDEKQIERYSRNIVLAEIGVEGQRKLRAAGVLIVGAGGLGSPASLYLAAAGVGCLGIVDPDLVDLSNLQRQVLHATPGVGTSKAESAAARLRDLNPDVEIECRAERLTADNALELIERYDFVVDGTDNFAAKYLINDACVLAGKPYSHAGVLGFGGQVFTWEPPAGKHPCLRCLVPEPPSPSETPDCARSGVLGPAVGIVGSIQAAEAIKSICGTGGGLTGRLLSIDALRMRFPTVVTAAAPDCPVCSTTAEICSLDDSVYLDQP from the coding sequence ATGGAGCTGGACGAAAAACAGATTGAACGCTACAGCCGCAATATCGTGCTGGCCGAGATCGGAGTCGAGGGCCAGCGGAAGCTGCGCGCTGCCGGCGTACTGATTGTCGGAGCCGGCGGACTTGGTTCGCCGGCTTCGCTGTATCTGGCGGCCGCCGGAGTGGGCTGCCTGGGGATTGTCGATCCGGACCTGGTGGATTTAAGCAACCTCCAGCGCCAGGTGCTCCACGCTACTCCCGGAGTGGGTACGTCCAAGGCCGAGTCCGCGGCGGCGCGCCTGCGGGATTTGAACCCGGATGTCGAAATCGAGTGCCGTGCCGAGCGCCTGACCGCAGATAACGCCCTCGAGTTGATCGAGCGGTATGACTTCGTGGTGGACGGCACGGATAATTTTGCGGCCAAGTACCTGATCAACGACGCCTGCGTGCTTGCCGGGAAACCGTATTCGCATGCCGGTGTCCTCGGTTTCGGGGGACAGGTGTTTACCTGGGAGCCGCCGGCCGGAAAGCACCCTTGCCTGCGCTGCCTGGTACCGGAGCCGCCCTCGCCGTCTGAAACGCCAGACTGCGCGCGCAGCGGAGTGCTGGGGCCTGCGGTGGGTATCGTGGGCAGTATCCAGGCAGCCGAGGCGATCAAATCGATCTGCGGAACCGGCGGAGGGCTGACCGGCAGGCTGCTCTCGATAGACGCCCTGCGGATGCGGTTCCCCACGGTCGTAACCGCTGCCGCACCCGATTGCCCGGTGTGTTCGACAACTGCGGAAATATGCTCTCTTGACGATTCCGTTTACCTGGATCAGCCATGA
- the cysK gene encoding cysteine synthase A, whose product MGRIYDDITQTIGRTPLVKLNRIAAGVDAEIVAKLEFFNPLGSVKDRIGVNMIEAAEKDGKLNKDSVIIEPTSGNTGISLAFVAAARGYRLILTMPDTMTVERRSILKALGAELVLTPGDQGMKGALEKAEELAADTPNSFVPQQFKNPANPDIHRRTTAEEIWNDTDGKIDILVSGVGTGGTITGVSEVIRKRKPEFKAYAVEPVESAVLSGECPGPHKIQGIGAGFKPDILNMDVVDGILTVSTEESIEIARRLAREEGIFAGVSSGAAVHAALQLAGRAENKGKLIVTVLPSTGERYLSHPLYADI is encoded by the coding sequence ATGGGCAGGATTTACGATGATATAACGCAGACTATCGGCCGGACGCCGCTGGTGAAGCTCAACAGGATAGCCGCCGGTGTTGACGCAGAAATTGTGGCCAAACTCGAGTTTTTCAACCCGCTCGGTTCGGTGAAGGACCGGATCGGGGTCAACATGATCGAGGCCGCGGAGAAAGACGGCAAGCTGAACAAAGACTCGGTAATTATCGAGCCGACCAGCGGCAATACCGGAATCTCCCTGGCGTTCGTGGCCGCGGCCAGGGGCTACCGCCTGATCCTGACCATGCCGGACACGATGACTGTCGAGCGCCGCAGTATTCTCAAGGCGCTGGGCGCCGAGCTGGTACTTACACCCGGCGATCAGGGGATGAAAGGAGCGCTGGAGAAGGCCGAGGAACTGGCAGCCGATACTCCGAACTCGTTCGTGCCGCAGCAGTTCAAGAACCCGGCCAATCCCGATATCCATCGCCGCACCACCGCCGAGGAAATCTGGAACGACACTGACGGCAAGATTGACATCCTCGTCTCCGGTGTCGGTACGGGCGGGACTATTACTGGGGTGAGCGAGGTGATCAGGAAGCGCAAGCCGGAATTCAAGGCCTATGCTGTCGAGCCGGTCGAAAGCGCGGTGCTCTCCGGCGAATGCCCCGGACCACACAAGATCCAGGGGATCGGCGCCGGATTCAAGCCCGACATCCTGAACATGGACGTGGTCGACGGGATCTTGACGGTCAGCACTGAAGAGTCGATCGAAATAGCGCGCAGGCTGGCCCGCGAGGAAGGTATTTTCGCCGGTGTCTCCAGCGGCGCCGCGGTCCATGCGGCCCTTCAGTTGGCGGGCCGCGCCGAGAACAAGGGCAAGCTGATTGTCACGGTGCTGCCCAGCACGGGCGAGCGCTATCTCAGCCATCCGCTGTACGCGGATATCTAG
- a CDS encoding XTP/dITP diphosphatase → MLLVATTNLGKIIELGELLADAEVEVLGLEDIPQGKQKPPEEHGLTFRENAVAKASCWRQRTGLATVADDSGLVVDILDGEPGIHSARYAGATASDADNNNYLLNKLDGMPAENRKAAFHCCLALCRPGREPVTFEGRAEGVILDTPRGGMGFGYDPLFYYPPLGKTFAQLDPAEKNRVSHRAVALRKFLDWLEHHSLSD, encoded by the coding sequence ATGCTGCTGGTCGCGACAACAAACCTGGGCAAAATTATCGAGTTGGGCGAGCTGCTGGCCGATGCGGAAGTTGAGGTGCTGGGACTGGAGGATATCCCCCAGGGCAAACAGAAACCGCCGGAGGAGCACGGTCTGACCTTCCGCGAAAACGCCGTAGCCAAGGCGAGCTGCTGGCGTCAGCGGACCGGCCTGGCGACGGTGGCCGATGACAGCGGCCTGGTTGTGGATATTCTCGACGGCGAGCCGGGCATCCACTCCGCGCGCTATGCCGGAGCGACTGCCTCGGATGCGGACAACAACAATTATCTGCTGAACAAGCTTGACGGGATGCCGGCCGAAAATCGTAAAGCCGCGTTCCACTGCTGCCTGGCTCTCTGCAGACCCGGCCGGGAGCCGGTTACATTCGAGGGCAGGGCGGAGGGAGTGATCCTCGATACTCCCCGAGGCGGCATGGGGTTCGGCTACGATCCGTTGTTCTATTACCCTCCGCTCGGGAAAACATTCGCCCAGCTTGATCCCGCTGAAAAGAACAGGGTCAGCCATCGCGCAGTCGCCCTCCGCAAATTTCTCGACTGGCTCGAACATCATTCGTTATCCGACTAG
- a CDS encoding ribonuclease PH, translating to MESTDKQHRKWNELRTTRFDAGVSIHAEGSCLAVMGDTRVLCMATIEDGVPPFLDGKGRGWVTAEYGMLPRSTNTRQPRERSRSGAGGRVLEISRLIGRSLRMTVDLEALGERTVTLDCDVIQADGGTRCCAINGAMVALYLALERLVQAGDLPANPCKRLVSAVSVGLVDGSPVLDLDYAADSNAEVDMNVVMTDDGGLVEVQGTAEKEPMSREDLDRLLELTSAGIKTIVELQKEVLGIG from the coding sequence ATGGAGAGTACGGATAAACAACACAGAAAATGGAACGAATTGAGGACGACAAGGTTTGACGCCGGAGTCTCGATTCACGCCGAAGGCTCGTGCCTGGCCGTGATGGGCGACACCCGGGTGCTGTGCATGGCGACAATCGAGGATGGAGTGCCGCCGTTCCTGGATGGCAAGGGCAGAGGCTGGGTGACCGCCGAATACGGAATGCTGCCGCGCAGCACGAACACCCGTCAGCCCAGGGAACGCTCACGCTCCGGCGCGGGCGGCCGGGTGCTGGAGATCAGCAGACTGATCGGCCGGAGCCTGCGGATGACTGTTGACCTCGAAGCCCTGGGCGAACGGACCGTTACCCTGGACTGCGATGTTATCCAGGCCGACGGCGGTACGCGCTGCTGTGCGATCAACGGGGCGATGGTGGCCCTGTATCTCGCTCTGGAAAGACTCGTGCAGGCCGGTGACCTGCCGGCTAACCCCTGCAAAAGACTTGTCAGCGCGGTGAGTGTCGGGCTGGTGGATGGCAGCCCCGTGCTCGATCTGGATTACGCGGCCGACAGCAACGCCGAGGTGGACATGAACGTTGTGATGACCGATGACGGCGGGCTGGTGGAGGTCCAGGGCACGGCCGAGAAAGAACCGATGAGCCGCGAAGACCTTGACAGGCTGCTGGAACTGACCTCGGCTGGTATCAAGACTATTGTTGAGCTGCAGAAAGAGGTGCTTGGTATTGGCTGA
- a CDS encoding PilZ domain-containing protein, with protein MNKGKENDRRRDVRKPFNTELDLFIDAHSLLAESIDISENGFRFKIKEPIRCRVRLEFGVEMIEREVQLVWAREEEGEMLYGFQFTSGSKGWKY; from the coding sequence ATGAATAAAGGCAAAGAAAATGACAGAAGGAGAGATGTGCGAAAGCCCTTCAATACAGAACTTGATTTGTTCATAGACGCACATAGTCTTCTGGCTGAATCGATAGACATCTCAGAAAACGGTTTCCGATTCAAGATTAAAGAACCAATTAGATGCAGAGTTCGTCTTGAGTTTGGTGTTGAAATGATAGAAAGAGAGGTACAGCTTGTATGGGCAAGGGAAGAAGAAGGTGAAATGCTTTACGGCTTCCAATTCACTTCAGGATCAAAGGGGTGGAAGTATTAA
- a CDS encoding cold shock domain-containing protein → MKGKISSIIRGKGFGFIDAEDGQEVFFHRSSLEGMDFDALENGNSVEFEVEEGPKGLRAVKVSMAES, encoded by the coding sequence TTGAAAGGTAAGATAAGCAGCATTATCCGGGGCAAGGGTTTTGGCTTCATCGATGCAGAAGATGGGCAGGAGGTTTTCTTTCATCGATCCTCTTTGGAAGGAATGGATTTTGACGCTTTAGAAAATGGCAACAGTGTAGAGTTCGAAGTGGAGGAAGGGCCTAAAGGCCTAAGGGCAGTGAAAGTAAGCATGGCAGAGTCATAA
- a CDS encoding 4Fe-4S dicluster domain-containing protein, producing MPENKQKQLSVEEKLRRTKMTVDRNLEERARRRKVPVEVPVAGARGTTPLRGDLSFDQLKAGGYIKQRQKDLFTVRCRCPGGRVPAAWLRAVADACEHYGKGYVHLSFRQSLEVPYVSYEDFPSVTDLLAQAGVNVATCGPRVRVPTACSGCEYNPNGLTDTQAMAKLVDQEFFGEEYYHKFKISFSGCPIDCARTNEMDLAFQGAAYPLWDEATCTGCTICSKACLEGAIVPDPESGAPQFEPSKCLYCADCIRACPTESWSAGSVGWIVRIGGRHGRHPHNGTVVARLISDEKVVSVIRTVLDWYGEHGKEHGRTRIGELLKAPGAMKSMLDSLETVVGPSLVREAPPPEPVVIHRYPDYEPSWLRDTGAAPRQGQQRFVINRTVDVTGLTCPLPFAKNKLALDAMEAGQKLEILVDGTEVGTLSKSIKADGHRIIGTDAFDDDRFRLVVERGSL from the coding sequence ATGCCAGAGAACAAACAAAAGCAGCTTTCCGTCGAGGAAAAGCTGCGCCGGACAAAAATGACCGTCGACCGGAACCTCGAGGAACGGGCCCGGCGGCGGAAGGTCCCTGTCGAGGTGCCGGTGGCAGGAGCGCGCGGAACGACCCCACTGCGGGGAGACCTCTCCTTCGACCAGCTCAAGGCGGGCGGATACATCAAACAGCGCCAGAAGGATCTTTTCACCGTCCGTTGCCGCTGCCCGGGCGGCCGCGTTCCTGCTGCGTGGTTGAGGGCAGTGGCCGACGCCTGCGAACACTACGGCAAAGGGTATGTCCACCTCTCCTTTCGGCAGTCGCTGGAAGTGCCGTATGTCAGCTATGAAGACTTCCCTTCGGTGACGGACCTGCTGGCTCAAGCCGGGGTGAATGTTGCGACCTGCGGCCCCCGGGTGCGCGTGCCTACGGCCTGCTCAGGCTGCGAGTACAATCCGAACGGGCTGACAGACACGCAAGCGATGGCGAAGTTGGTGGACCAGGAGTTCTTCGGCGAGGAGTATTACCACAAGTTCAAGATATCCTTCTCCGGCTGTCCGATTGATTGCGCGCGAACCAACGAAATGGACTTGGCCTTCCAGGGAGCCGCCTATCCGTTATGGGACGAGGCGACCTGCACCGGCTGCACCATCTGTTCGAAGGCTTGTCTGGAGGGTGCTATCGTGCCCGATCCGGAGTCCGGGGCGCCGCAGTTTGAGCCGTCCAAGTGTCTCTATTGCGCAGACTGCATACGCGCGTGCCCGACCGAATCGTGGAGCGCCGGAAGCGTCGGATGGATCGTCCGCATAGGGGGCCGCCACGGCCGCCATCCGCATAACGGCACTGTGGTCGCGCGACTGATTTCCGATGAGAAGGTGGTGTCTGTCATCCGGACCGTGCTCGACTGGTATGGCGAGCACGGAAAGGAGCATGGGCGCACGCGCATTGGGGAACTTTTGAAGGCGCCCGGAGCCATGAAATCGATGCTGGACAGCCTGGAGACGGTCGTTGGCCCGTCCCTGGTGCGCGAAGCGCCGCCGCCCGAGCCGGTGGTGATCCATCGTTATCCGGACTATGAACCTTCGTGGCTGCGGGACACCGGTGCGGCTCCACGGCAGGGCCAGCAGCGATTCGTCATCAACCGCACGGTTGACGTCACCGGTCTTACCTGTCCTCTCCCGTTTGCGAAAAACAAGCTGGCGCTTGATGCAATGGAGGCCGGGCAAAAACTCGAAATCCTCGTCGATGGCACCGAGGTCGGCACATTGTCCAAAAGTATCAAGGCGGATGGACATCGGATCATCGGCACGGATGCGTTCGACGACGACCGGTTCCGCTTGGTGGTCGAGCGGGGCTCGCTATGA
- a CDS encoding cysteine synthase family protein, producing MNTRVNEKKALEANHALRRYDDIRDLISSVDNPSPLMKVKRLVPGESFDLYLKLEWFNPFGSIKDRTALYMLRGMEERGELEGKELVEPTSGNTGIALAALAALMRKKLAVTIPDGVPDEKKVLLRMLGAEVWPTPDDLCPVDHPKDGAIALAHSFVNSADGRERYAMPNQYENQDNVKAHYETTGPEIWKQTEGRVKFFFAGLGTCGTITGVGRYLKEKNPAIQIIAIEPQKGHRLPGLKNLEESKPPAILDRNVIDRVVRVNDEPAYDVTKQLFREEGLIVGPSTGAIVHAAIEFGKSEEGLAVAVSPDSGFKYTSFFTDILGEEGKPKE from the coding sequence ATGAATACCAGGGTGAATGAAAAGAAGGCTCTTGAAGCCAATCACGCTCTGCGGCGTTACGATGACATCAGGGATTTAATCTCTTCAGTAGATAATCCTTCTCCATTGATGAAAGTAAAGCGGTTGGTCCCGGGGGAGTCATTCGATCTATACTTGAAACTGGAATGGTTCAACCCCTTTGGTTCTATCAAGGACCGGACGGCGTTATATATGTTGCGCGGCATGGAAGAGAGGGGTGAACTGGAGGGCAAAGAGCTGGTAGAACCGACCTCCGGCAACACCGGGATCGCACTGGCTGCACTGGCTGCACTTATGCGGAAAAAACTGGCGGTGACTATTCCGGATGGAGTGCCTGATGAGAAAAAGGTACTGCTCAGAATGCTGGGGGCTGAGGTTTGGCCGACCCCGGATGACCTCTGCCCGGTGGACCATCCCAAAGATGGTGCCATCGCACTGGCGCATTCGTTTGTCAATAGCGCCGATGGCCGAGAACGATATGCAATGCCTAACCAATATGAAAACCAGGACAATGTTAAAGCTCATTACGAAACCACGGGGCCGGAAATCTGGAAGCAGACCGAGGGGCGGGTAAAGTTCTTTTTTGCCGGCTTAGGAACCTGTGGGACAATCACCGGAGTAGGACGTTATCTCAAGGAGAAAAATCCCGCCATTCAAATAATCGCTATCGAACCGCAGAAGGGGCATCGATTGCCCGGCTTGAAGAACCTGGAGGAATCCAAACCACCTGCAATCCTTGATCGCAATGTAATTGACCGGGTAGTCCGGGTAAATGATGAACCCGCTTATGATGTGACAAAACAACTGTTTCGTGAGGAGGGGTTGATTGTTGGGCCTTCGACCGGAGCCATAGTTCATGCCGCAATTGAATTCGGCAAATCTGAAGAGGGCCTGGCGGTGGCAGTTTCCCCGGACAGCGGGTTTAAATATACGAGCTTTTTTACTGACATTCTGGGCGAGGAAGGCAAACCGAAGGAATAA
- a CDS encoding HesA/MoeB/ThiF family protein, with protein sequence MEFVFSDEQIERFSRHIILQEVGGEGQRKLLESSALVIGAGGLGSPVLMYLSAAGIGRLGVVDGDTVELSNLQRQIIHGTDDLGRNKTVSAKEVIAGINPDCKIEAIPERLNVENAKDIISGYDVVLDGCDNFPTRFLVADCCFFENIPLVSAASLRFEGQLLTILPGEGNPCYRCMIPEPPPPGLVPNCQEAGILGAVVGAMGTLQAVEALKLLLGIGQLFSHKMMVYDALEGSFTILKRVPDPACPLCGKHPGITSLVQYDTDCSIVSPESA encoded by the coding sequence ATGGAGTTTGTTTTCAGCGATGAACAGATAGAACGATTCTCCCGCCACATCATCCTTCAGGAAGTGGGCGGGGAAGGACAGCGGAAATTGTTGGAATCGAGCGCGCTGGTAATCGGGGCGGGCGGGCTAGGCTCGCCGGTTCTGATGTACCTCTCTGCGGCGGGTATCGGCAGGCTCGGCGTGGTTGACGGGGACACTGTAGAGCTTTCAAATCTTCAGCGGCAGATCATTCACGGCACCGATGACCTGGGCAGGAACAAGACGGTTTCAGCTAAAGAGGTTATCGCCGGCATCAACCCTGATTGTAAGATCGAGGCTATTCCCGAGCGGCTGAACGTGGAAAACGCAAAGGATATAATCAGCGGATATGATGTAGTCCTGGACGGCTGCGACAACTTTCCCACGCGTTTCCTGGTTGCTGATTGCTGTTTCTTCGAGAATATCCCCCTGGTCTCGGCGGCTTCCCTGCGGTTCGAGGGCCAGTTGTTGACAATCCTTCCAGGAGAGGGAAACCCCTGCTACCGCTGCATGATCCCTGAACCTCCTCCTCCGGGCCTGGTGCCCAACTGCCAGGAGGCGGGAATACTCGGGGCAGTTGTGGGCGCCATGGGCACTTTGCAGGCGGTGGAGGCACTTAAACTTCTACTCGGCATAGGGCAGTTGTTTTCACATAAGATGATGGTTTATGATGCACTTGAGGGTAGTTTTACGATCCTGAAGCGAGTTCCTGATCCGGCCTGCCCGTTGTGTGGGAAACATCCCGGTATTACCAGTCTCGTACAATACGACACGGATTGTTCAATAGTTTCCCCTGAGAGCGCATAG
- a CDS encoding MoaD/ThiS family protein, producing the protein MPINVRTGTALRNLLGGNQESSTQGATVREILENLGIADRLCDDSGKVRRHFNIHVNEGEEIRLLQGLDTPVKDGDTVTIISAIAGG; encoded by the coding sequence ATGCCGATTAATGTCAGAACCGGAACAGCACTGAGAAATCTTTTGGGCGGCAATCAGGAATCGTCGACGCAAGGGGCGACTGTAAGAGAAATCCTCGAGAATCTCGGCATAGCTGACCGCCTTTGTGACGATTCGGGCAAGGTACGCCGGCATTTCAATATCCATGTGAACGAGGGAGAGGAAATCCGTCTTCTCCAAGGACTTGATACACCGGTCAAGGATGGTGATACGGTAACTATCATTTCCGCCATTGCAGGGGGATGA